One Coffea arabica cultivar ET-39 chromosome 5e, Coffea Arabica ET-39 HiFi, whole genome shotgun sequence DNA segment encodes these proteins:
- the LOC140006383 gene encoding uncharacterized protein: MGESFTRWDGVSGLHPGFIAIPNMIEFDDSREASRPGELVYDPEVEKAARRRRQETKRQKEGHLFAVNESAEDEVSMANTQTLRELAAPELTHQPLCITFPTLAENTAFELKSGLIHLLPSFHGLSGEEPHKHVKEFEVVCSSMKPPGVTEEQIRLRAFPFSLKDAAKDWLYYLSAGSITTWAQLKKKFLEKIFPASRAASLRKEICGIKQYPGESLNEYWDRFNKLCTRCPQHQISEQLLIQYFYEGLQSTDRSIIDAASGGALANKTPREAWELIEAMAENSQQFGLRESNPPRRVNEVETSSIQQQLSELTSVVRQLAMRDTPRAKVCGICTSMDHPTDSCPILQEDGAEQEIRSLAANTAQLQQDTKADKKDQDVRISQLATAINRLESHVYGKLPSQPEVNPRNVSAMTLRSGKELEGPKVESSKSKSEEEIKKEIEEEWRIRKDPKVTFTPPPTIKSNLPPFPCRLERTKKVEKEKEILDVFRKIQVNIPLLDAIKQVPKYAKFLKDLCVNKRKLRGDERVMVGENVSAVLQRKLPPKCGDPGMFAIPCKIGHSNIKNAMIDLGASINVMPKSIYDSLNLGPLKETGIIIQLADRTCAYPDGIVENVIVQVDGLIFPADFYVLYMDDRSAPNPSPIILGKPFLSTAQTKIDVSKEFSKFAYRGKSKVAASKSYRMKAIHEVKMERKFRKKVALNGHVDPGGEPPITRKIQLHPD; this comes from the exons ATGGGGGAAAGTTTTACAAGATGGGATGGGGTCTCTGGCCTCCACCCTGGCTTCATTGCCATTCCTAATATGATAGAGTTTGACGACTCTAGAGAAGCCAGTAGACCAG GTGAATTAGTATACGACCCTGAGGTTGAGAAGGCAGCGCGTAGGCGGAGGCAAGAGACCAAGAGGCAAAAAGAAGGGCACTTATTTGCTGTAAACGAGTCAGCGGAAGACGAAGTAAGCATGGCCAACACCCAAACATTGAGGGAGCTGGCTGCCCCGGAGCTGACTCACCAGCCCTTATGCATCACATTCCCCACTCTGGCTGAAAATACTGCTTTCGAACTGAAGTCGGGGCTGATTCACCTCTTACCTTCTTTCCATGGTCTCTCTGGTGAAGAACCCCACAAGCACGTTAAGGAGTTCGAGGTGGTTTGCTCTAGTATGAAACCTCCTGGGGTCACTGAAGAGCAAATTAGACTGAGAGCCTTTCCGTTCTCTCTCAAAGATGCAGCTAAAGATTGGCTGTACTACCTATCGGCAGGTAGTATTACCACATGGGCGCAGctgaaaaagaaattcttggaaaaaattttccctGCATCCCGGGCTGCGAGTTTGAGGAAGGAGATCTGCGGCATTAAACAATATCCCGGTGAGTCCTTGAATGAATACTGGGATAGGTTTAACAAGTTGTGCACTAGATGCCCGCAGcatcaaattagtgaacaaCTGTTAATCCAATACTTCTATGAAGGGCTCCAATCAACAGATAGGAGTATCATTGATGCTGCGAGTGGGGGAGCACTTGCAAACAAGACACCGAGGGAAGCGTGGGAGCTCATCGAAGCCATGGCAGAGAACTCCCAGCAATTTGGTTTACGTGAGAGCAACCCTCCCCGTAGAGTCAACGAGGTAGAGACTTCATCCATACAGCAGCAACTGTCAGAATTGACATCTGTTGTTAGGCAATTAGCCATGAGAGACACGCCGCGAGCAAAGGTGTGTGGAATCTGTACTAGCATGGACCACCCCACTGACTCATGCCCTATTTTGCAAGAGGACGGGGCGGAACAG GAGATCAGATCCTTAGCCGCGAATACCGCGCAGCTCCAGCAGGACACCAAAGCTGACAAGAAGGACCAAGACGTTCGAATAAGCCAACTGGCAACTGCCATCAACCGCTTGGAGTCCCACGTTTATGGGAAACTGCCATCGCAACCCGAGGTAAATCCCAGGAATGTAAGTGCCATGACGCTGAGAAGTGGCAAGGAACTGGAAGGGCCTAAAGTGGAAAGttcaaaaagcaaaagtgaagaGGAGATAAAgaaggaaattgaagaggaatGGCGTATTCGCAAGGATCCTAAGGTAACCTTCACTCCTCCGCCCACTATTAAATCTAACTTACCTCCTTTTCCTTGCAGGCTGGAGAGGACAAAAAAggtagagaaggaaaaagaaatcctgGATGTGTTCCGCAAAATTCAAGTAAACATCCCCCTATTGGACGCGATCAAACAGGTACCCAAGTAcgcaaagttcttgaaagacttgtgcgttaacaaaagaaaactaAGGGGTGATGAAAGAGTGatggtaggagagaatgtatcaGCTGTACTACAAAGGAAACTCCCACCCAAATGcggagatccaggtatgtttGCTATCCCCTGTAAGATTGGTCATTCTAATATCAAAAATGCCATGATAGATTTAGGAGCTTCTATTAATGTGATGCCTAAGTCAATCTATGATTCCCTAAATTTAGGACCTTTAAAAGAAACGgggataataattcaattggctGATCGTACATGTGCTTATCCGGATGGGATAGTTGAGAATGTTATAGTGCAAgtagatggattaatttttcctgctgatttttatgtgctttacATGGATGATAGAAGTGCCCCAAATCCATCACCCATTATACTAGGAAAACCATTTTTGAGTACTGCCCAGACTAAAATTGATGTTAGTAAGG AATTTTCTAAGTTTGCTTATAGGGGTAAATCCAAGGTTGCTGCGAGCAAGTCCTATAGGATGAAAGCAATTCATGAGgtaaaaatggagagaaaatttaggaaaaaagtTGCACTCAATGGCCATGTGGATCCTGGAGGAGAGCCACCAATTACAAGGAAAATTCAATTACATCCAGACTAA